From Quercus lobata isolate SW786 chromosome 11, ValleyOak3.0 Primary Assembly, whole genome shotgun sequence:
TTTGTATTGGATCTTGAGCTTAAAAGCTTGATATGGAGCTTGAATTTGACTTAACTATTAAATCAAGTCAAGCTAAGACAAGCCAAGCTCAACCCTTTAGACTTTCTAACAAGTTCAGGCTCAAACATAGTTTGTAGTCTTGGTTCAAGTTCAAGCCAAGTTTGAACATTTTACATTTGTTGTTGACTTgaatttgaacattcaataCTCAACAAAGCTCAATTTATTTACAGCCCTTGTGaagtttaataaatattcatttttaggATAATTAAGTCCCACAATAAATGAAAACATAATTGTATAAATAAGCtattttataaatacaaatttggacttttatttcaattttacaactataaataagaatatatattCCATTATTACAACATCTTCAATATTCAACATCAAATATTACTTGTATTATTCCTAACATAATTTCCAAAGGTGCCTTTAGATTAGACTTGCAAAAAGCCCGGCCCATTTGAGAATGAGACGAGACTAGATATAGCCCTATGAAATTTGATACTAGAGAAGGGTAGGGAAGTCAAGATTAATTTCGGGTAATTTGATACTATTTGAGCTTGCAAAAGGCCCATTTAACAATGAGACGTGTAGCTTGAGCGAGCGTTTGGATtgcaattaaaattataaattatttcactattcagtttatttttgttactatttatgggctCCACTACACTtcttggtactatttatggttccattgtactatttcaattaacttttacttttatttacaatactttcaataataagtttttagttttagcaaaataagcggtatccaaacagaatGAATTAAATTGGCAATTAAGAGATATGAAAtctttatttattgttatgttGGCAAGTTTGCCACTAGCAACCACAAGTCTTGCAGTAAGCCATTGCATTTATGGTGTCTGCTTCGAATAATTGTGGTATTTATCATTAGAACCAAaatactaattagtttttgataTAGACGAGAattaaatcctaaatttttttttttttaaccataaGAAACTTCattagttgagttaactagaaccaACATATACAGTATCACCCATTTATTTTTACTCCATATTCAGTGTCACCATGACTTGTTTCCTTCCTCTAGGTTATTTAGCAAGGCTAGTAACTTTAAAAGACTTCATTTTTCCGTTTGGTTTTGAAACTTCAGGTAGCTCCTATTCCTAATGCAggaattaaaattgaaattccaTGGCTATGGTCAATGCAGTCACTTGCATGGCTCAAGACGGGGTTTTTGTGATGGCCCAGCGGCAATGGCATCATTTGTTTtgttgaaaacaaaacaaatgctTAAAATCCCGCTGAGcctaatggcctgtttggaagtttaaagagggaggagagtagaggggagagtagtggggaggagaATAGAGGGAAATGATTATCCtctaccttgtttggatgtttttaaaattagtaaaggGGAAGGGAGAAATTAGCCCTTCTtctttggatattttaaaaattaggatgaagAAGAGAtgaaatgatttaaatagacaaatttacccttatttgatttttttttaaattaaaattttcctccattttctcaCTAACCAAACGGAGAATAAAGAACATTCTAATCACAGATTATCACTAAAATACATAAACTATatcaattttcctataaaagAATCCAATGAAAGataaaacacaagaaaatcaagaactagaattaaaggaaaaaaaaaagggatccACAGAATTATCTTCAAGTGGATTGGTATATGCCTTAGCTTGTGAAGGCAGAGTTGCCGAGAAGACAACTACCACGAGACACAAACATAGATACTGTTCGgccatatttctttttctcgAGAATCAGACTAGGAATTCTTGGCCATATATAACACTCTAACTTGCTTtcccaagaaaataaaaaatttcaatccaaGGCAACCAAGTAAGTAATTGTAAAAAACTTGTATACATAACAGTTTTTAACTACAAGTTTCTGTAattttcctctgttttctcaGAGTCCAAACAGAGTAGAGCAGAGTACTGCTAAAAGTACCAGTGCACATTGATAAAACACAATCCAGAACACaattccaaacaaataaaaaagtaaattgaAGTTCAGAAATACATCatgaaaaatagtgaaattttgGACCTCCAAAGCCAAAAGAACACTGAAAATCAGACAAAAACAATCACAGAAACAGTCACTATTTAGACGAttgagattcaatttttttttcattcatcttaaattttcttaagaaacaaacaaagattatttatataatcagtttgtaattttattaatttagaaagggtgAATGGGGGAATTTatttggtcaataatttatctactctactctccctccaaatctctccaatttgagggaattaaaaataagagaatagAGATAATTGAAACCCCTCtaaacccctccaaacccctcTCCCTCCttctttaaaaaacttccaaacaagataATTGAATAATTCTCCCCCCttttactctactccccctccttttataaacatccaaacaggccataaagCAGGTGACCTGAGGCCAGATTTGGAAGGCTGTTTCAACAATTAAACCAAATTTCAAATACTCGAAGCCCAGTTACAATAAAAATACCATAACATTAACATTAACCCCATTAATTGACACAAACTATAAATGAGTCTTTGAACAAGCACCAAACCTTATACACAATTCAACAAAGAAAAGCCCCTAATTCACAATAAAATCTACTAGTTGACTCGAACAACTTCAGATCCCATCAATTGCATTCTTCAGATTCCCACCAAACAATGACATGAGACCCCCACCGTGGACTCTCCCCTCTGGAGCAACAAAGTCAAAGCTTTTACTCCCAGCACTACTGCTGATGCCAATGCCACAAACTTTGGTCCCTCCCTCTGTCTTCTCAGCACTCAAGAAGCTTGTATCAGATGAAAATGACTTCATTGATTGAGGAACCAATACCTGTGGGGGTATAAGTTGTTGTTTTGCTGAAGTTTCAAGCGACTCAATGCAGCTGGGGACAACACAGACTCCAGAGGAAGAACTACTGTTTTCAAATCCACTCCCTGTAGTTGTTGAATCACTAGATACAAGGCCATAGAAGAGTCCTGGTGCAATCATACCTTTCTTGTTTATCTCCCGCTCCTGGACCATGCTACTGTGAGCAGCACAGAGGCCACTCTTACCCCTTGCGAATTTCTCACATTTGCCCTCTCCCCAAGTGCATCGCTTTCCACCACCATGAGCCTTGCAGTAATCTGTGCTCCCTTGAGCACTCTTGCCACAGTTTTCAAACTTGCACCGCTTCCCTCCCCCATGTCTAACGCAACAATCTGTTCGGCCACGTGCACTTTTTGTGCAGCCTGGCACAGCACATCTCTTTCCACCACCATGGGCAACACAAAAGTTTGTACCTCCATGGACACTCTTTGGGCAAATCCCACCACCATCAAAGAGGCAGCGCTTACCCCCACCATGTCCCTTGCACAATGGAGTACTCCCTTCTGCGCCTTTGGTGCAACCTGCAAATATGCATCGCTTTCCACCACCATGTGCCTTGCAATACATGGTACTCCCTTGCGCACCCTTTGTGCATCCGTCAGACTGACAACGGCGTCCACCCCCATGAGAGATGCACAAACCAGCCTGTCCTTCAGCACTACGAGTGCAGCCATCGACCTTACACCTCTTACCCCCTCCATGTCTAATGCAAAGGCCTGACTTGCCTCGTGCAGCTTTGCTGCACCCACCTGCATACCCACATCTTCTGCCACCACCATGTGCTATACAATAATCCGTCTTCCCCTCAGCACTTTTAGTGCAACCCAAGTGTTGGCACCTCTTCCCTCCACCATGGGCCTTGCAATAGGCAGTTCGGCTCTCAGCACCCTTGTTGCATCCTGGTTTCTGGCATCTCTGACCACCCCCATGACCAATACAAAGACCAGATGCCCCTCGTGCACCTTTTGTGCAACCCAAAAATTTGCATTTCTTAGAATTGCTGGTTCGGTGGTCTGAAGATGTTCCGGTAGTTGCTTGCTCAGAGATGGTGCCCATTGAGTACTCTGTTGTAGAGGACAGTTCATAGCTCGACTGGGGCTTGGTCCCGAGCTCTAGAAGTTCAAGTTCCTGTGTTTGCATTGAAACCTTGGCATTGTCTGTTCTTGGAGCAAAAAGAAGTGATGGCATATAGCCACCTGATTTCTTTGCTGAGGTAGAACCCTCATCAACAACAGGAATCATAAGATGATTATCTTCAACAGATACTTGGTTTGGGAGAGGGAAGGTATTAAAATCAGCCTCTGTTGAAACTGAAATATCAAGAACACTTGAAGAATCATTAGTACCTCCAGAAAGACTGAGTTGTAGGATTGAATCACCCTCAGATGATACCCTGTGAGGTAATGTGGTGGTGGCTAATCCTTTGTTCTTCTTAAAGCccacattattatatttatcaGAGTATGCACTTGGTGTTGGGCCCAGTCCAAGTACCAATCTGCAGCCGTCATCAGAAGCATTGGATAAGTTAACCCCAAGATTGCTTTGGTTACACCCATATCTAGCTGTGTCATTGCCTCCATAGCCAAGGCAGTTCAGGCGCAGAGTAGTATCACCTGAGGTGTCATTTTTTATGGAAGCTCGATCATAAGATAACAGTACCCCCTTCTTGTTCAGATCCATTCTCTAAACAATGTACACTACAGTTCTAAAaggcccaacaacaaaaaataatttacaacAAGCTACCAGAAGTTCTATATATCACCGCCAAGttaaaacatataagaaattccAACACGCTACGTCCCCCACTAACAAAGCCAGATGTGTCTGCTCTGTCCATCTTTAGTATATGTTGGCACCCAAAGCTTCAGTGAAAGCACGTTCTTTATAGAATATCTGATAACGTTTCTTGGATAGAACCCTTTAAGTAGAATGGTAAATACGGAAATGCAGAAATCTTTGGAGCTTCTTGTGCTCCTTGCTGAAAAATCATAAAGCTTCATCAACCCTGACAATGAATAAAAAAGGAGACTgcattagaaaataattaatcaaccaattCAAAGGAAATTAATGTTCTGCTCAAAGATACAAACCAACAACAAACATATTAGTGGTGGAAATTTAGTTTGCAGGTCTGagtagaagaaaagaagaaagacaccaaaatctcattttaacataaacacacaaaaatctAAAGGTTGCCAGTAATTGGCGAAGAACCTTATTAATTAACAAGGGTCTAAGCAAAACTGATGgtaaaaaattataaccaaGTTTCGAATGCTAGTCATCAATCAACCTGTAAACTTTCTATCCCAGCATGTATTACATTATTATCTGAACCTTCCTACTTCTGCTAGATTCtaccaaattgaaaatttgaaaactacTGCAGACTTTCTAAAAATGCAGTTCATGTTCAACAAGACAGGTCTGGTACATATAAACATTACATCCACTGTTAGTTTTGAATCCCATCTGCTTGCTTCTAAGTTCCTCAGTATTATAcagaaattatttaaaagagAAATATCAGCCATAAGGATCCCCTAGTTGTTCCTAAGTGACGTTTGGCTATCCAAGGAATGTCAGCTTTATAGATTAAAAGACTATACTACCCACATACTAAAATTCTTATGCTCCTTTTATGAgctttttaatgaaatttatttacttataaaaggggaaaaaaaagataaataaaagatgcCAATGACCTTGTCCTTCTTTTGGCATTTCGGCTTACCAGTTGAAACCAACAGGAGAAGTCAGGATTTCAAGCCACCCCATGTTGTTATTCAGATAGGAAGGAAAGATGGTAATAGCTGTTatctaaatataataattttttgaaggaGGGTGTGGGAACACAACTACATCAAAGATAATTCTGATGCCGACTTAATTCCACGCCCCATTCAACAAAAGATACACTCTGAGCCTTCTTATTAACTCTGACCAGCCTATATAGTGTAAATAAAATGAGTAACTTATTATATTgaaaatcaatcacaaagttgatgaaaaagataattaatcaaaagaaaacgAGTAGAGAGATAGCTAAAATGTTTTCTACATGATCAAGCTGTGACAAAAGCTATAAACCCATAATCATTGAGTACCTGTTTATATACATGAATAATTTGCGCATATGTGCCAGAAAGAGTGGAGGGaagattttttaaattcttttgagGATAAGGATAGTGCATGATTTCATTAAAAGTAACCCaacttttcctttaaaaaagaGAGTTGCACCTTAAAATATGCAGAGCAAATCAACTAAAAGCCCACAAAGAAAATCTATGGCTGTTTCTCTATGGAATGTGACcacataaaaatcaaaagcttcAGACTCGGAGGGTATAACAAAAAGCACTTCAATATCTAAGTATTAATTTTGTACCCAATTTACACCACTTTCAACTtcatctttcaaaaaaaataagtaaattaacaatatagttgtgaattttttttttttttttttttttttttttttttaagtaacatctttaaactaacaaaaaaaaaactgctgGATTTTTCTCCAACAAAAACGAATGAGAAAAATACACCTAATCTTTTCAAATCTATATACAAGGAAGGCTTAATCCATCCATGAATTTCAtcaatacaaagaaaaatatgtttttgttatGCTTTATTCAAGTCATTTAAACTAACAACTGAAATACAAATCCGTCTCTTCAAATACTTCTGTACAAATGAACCATAAATGAATTCAGTATATCAGATTTTAATTAACACCATCTTGTTTAGCTGAATATTATTagaatacatatataaaaaattcatagcAAACAGAAGAACTAAAAACCAACAGACTCTATTGCAGACCTCTTTATCAATATCAAAGGAcaaaaactcattaaaaaattcaagttaAATCAAAAGCTAAACATTTTAAGATCTATCCAGGGACCCCAAAACTCAACTACTACTAAAAACTATAGAACAGAAACTCAAGTCCTATCAACACCATATATATGTGTATACATATTGGATGGACCAAGTCAAGAACACAACCAGATCAGAGATGTTAAGAATTTGATACCCAAGATCATTTCCACCCACCAAAgtaaaaaacaagaacaaaaactcAAAGACCCATTAATCAAAAATAGGAGAACAACAaatttctgcaaaaaaaaaaaaaaaaactataacagAAACTGAGAAGGAGCTCTGAGAATACCCAACCTGTCATATTATCTTTAACAATTCCAAACCATAAAGTGaaaaaagaccaaaaacaaaaacaaagcaaagcagGTAAAACCCAAAcctataagaaataaaattatctcatagggaaaacaaaaacagtacTTTTGAAATAACACACAAaaagtttcagtaaaataaataacaGCTACGGATTAAAAGGAATAAAACAGACATGAATTATTAGCAGATATACCGTGATAATCAGTTTATGGAAAACCCAGAAAAAGCTGGCGGATCTGAGAAGCGGCTGTGGACATCTTAAAGCTCAAAAACCCCCCACAACACCAACaaaaagatgaggaagaagaagaagaagcgatTTGTTGTAATTGTAGGTGTGcgcagagagagaaagagagagcaaatgCAAAAGCAGCCAAATTACGTAATAGGCTATTAGGCTTTATTAATTAAATGGAAATTGATTTGGGCGGctctatttcttttattattagtttttggCTCTGTTTTTTTAAGCTGGGGGCAGCCACGAGTAGAGTCAAGAATTGTGAGATACCAAAAATGGCCTTGTTTGTCCCCTCAGGGTGGTCTCGGGGGTAGGTTCAACAAACTTATCATAAACTCGTCATAAACTCGAAAgtctcaagttttttttttctctattatttttagAGTATCTCATGGATAAAAAAAGTAGTAGAGTTTAACCATAATATAGAGAGTTTGAGACACCACACTTCAAAAATATCTGGATTGTAGATTCAATTGACTTGAAAAATATGTTGt
This genomic window contains:
- the LOC115968051 gene encoding uncharacterized protein LOC115968051; this encodes MDLNKKGVLLSYDRASIKNDTSGDTTLRLNCLGYGGNDTARYGCNQSNLGVNLSNASDDGCRLVLGLGPTPSAYSDKYNNVGFKKNKGLATTTLPHRVSSEGDSILQLSLSGGTNDSSSVLDISVSTEADFNTFPLPNQVSVEDNHLMIPVVDEGSTSAKKSGGYMPSLLFAPRTDNAKVSMQTQELELLELGTKPQSSYELSSTTEYSMGTISEQATTGTSSDHRTSNSKKCKFLGCTKGARGASGLCIGHGGGQRCQKPGCNKGAESRTAYCKAHGGGKRCQHLGCTKSAEGKTDYCIAHGGGRRCGYAGGCSKAARGKSGLCIRHGGGKRCKVDGCTRSAEGQAGLCISHGGGRRCQSDGCTKGAQGSTMYCKAHGGGKRCIFAGCTKGAEGSTPLCKGHGGGKRCLFDGGGICPKSVHGGTNFCVAHGGGKRCAVPGCTKSARGRTDCCVRHGGGKRCKFENCGKSAQGSTDYCKAHGGGKRCTWGEGKCEKFARGKSGLCAAHSSMVQEREINKKGMIAPGLFYGLVSSDSTTTGSGFENSSSSSGVCVVPSCIESLETSAKQQLIPPQVLVPQSMKSFSSDTSFLSAEKTEGGTKVCGIGISSSAGSKSFDFVAPEGRVHGGGLMSLFGGNLKNAIDGI